One stretch of Cryptococcus neoformans var. neoformans B-3501A chromosome 5, whole genome shotgun sequence DNA includes these proteins:
- a CDS encoding hypothetical protein (Match to ESTs gb|CF183070.1|CF183070, gb|CF183015.1|CF183015, gb|CF182856.1|CF182856), with product MSAITKGDLILVSGASGFIASHTVKEFLKEGFRVRGTVRSKEKGEYLKHLFQGLGEFEYVLVDDITKDGIFDEAVKGVNAVAHLASPFYVTNVKDPRELIDPAVKGTTGILKSVQKNNPKVKRVVITSSVAAIMCPISKKPPVTYTEADWNVDSIPHVEEKGVEADGMHSYLASKTLAEKALWSFIEDEKPSWDAVAIHPPYVLGEVIHQCDKPESLNTSVASFWSWPAGEKTEKDIPGPIGNWVDVKEIALGHVRALTVPEAGGQRFIISAGPFAGQDYADILHKRFPEVKNVPVGKPGTHDEVCKELDIFDGKKAEKVLGIKYHTLEETVVDMFESLRKRFNKF from the exons ATGTCTGCTATCACTAAGGGAGACTTGATCTTGGTTTCTGGTGCTTCCGGGTTCATTGCATCCCACACCGTCAAAGAGTttttgaaggaaggattCCGTGTTAGGGGTACCGTCAGGtccaaggaaaagggagaatACCTCAAGCACCTCTTCCAGGGTTTGGGAGAGTTCGAATATGTTCTTGTCGACGATATCACCAAG GACGGTATCTTCGACGAGGCTGTCAAGGGCGTTAATGCTGTTGCGCATCttgcttctcctttctACGTTACCAACGTTAAGGACCCCAGGGAACTTATTGATCCTGCCGTCAAAGGCACCACCGGTATCTTGAAGAGTGTTCAGAAGAACAA CCCGAAGGTCAAAAGGGTCGTTATTACTTCTTCTGTTGCTGCCATCATGTGCCCGATATCTAAAAAGCCTCCCGTCAC GTACACTGAGGCCGATTGGAACGTCGACTCTATTCCTCACGTcgaagagaagggtgtCGAGGCTGATGGCATGCACTCCTATCTTGCCAGTAAGACTCTTGCTGAGAAGGCTTTGTGGA GTTTCATTGAGGACGAAAAGCCTTCATGGGATGCCGTTGCTATCCACCCCCCTTATGTTCTTGGTGAAGTGATCCACCAATGTGACAAGCCTGAGAGCCTTAACACCTCTGTTG CCTCTTTCTGGTCTTGGCCTGCCGGTGAGAAGACCGAAAAGGACATTCCCGGTCCCATAGGAAACTGGGTTGATGTGAAGGAAA TTGCCTTGGGCCATGTCCGTGCCCTCACTGTTCCCGAAGCAGGTGGCCAACGATTTATCATAAGCGCTGGTCCTTTCGCTGGTCAGGACTACGCAGACATTCTTCACAAGCGTTTCCCTGAAGTTAAGAATGTTCCCGTCGGCAAACCCGGTACTCACGACGAGGTTTGCAAGGAGTTGGACATCTTCGATGGCAAGAAAGCTGAGAAAGTGCTTGGTATCAAGTACCACACTCTTGAAGAGACTGTCGTTGACATGtttgagagcttgaggaaaAGGTTCAACAAATTCTAA
- a CDS encoding hypothetical protein (Match to ESTs gb|CF183568.1|CF183568, gb|CF193057.1|CF193057, gb|CF183567.1|CF183567): MTAITKGDYILVTGASGYIASQTVKEFLKEGYRVRGTVRSQDKGEYLKQLFEGLGAFDYVIVEDITKDGIFDEAVKGIDAVAHLASPFYISNVKDPQELIGPAVKGTTGVLKSIQKENPKVKRVVITSSVASIMSVRSRKGPVVYTEEDWNVDSIPYVEENGVNSDGGESYRASKTLAEKALWKFIEDEKPSWDAVAINPPLVLGEIIHQCDDPTKLNTSVFHFWEWASGRKSEKDLPGGGANWVDVKDVALGHVRALTVPEAGGQRFIVGAGPFAAQDYCDVLHKRFPEIPNIPVGKPNSHDEIVKGANIFDGSKATKVLGIQYSSFEETVVEMAESLRKRFGQF, translated from the exons ATGACTGCCATCACCAAAGGAGATTACATTCTCGTCACTGGCGCCAGCGGCTACATCGCGTCCCAGACTGTCAAGGAATTTCTTAAAGAGGGATACAGAGTCAGGGGTACTGTCAGATCTCAGGATAAGGGAGAGTACCTCAAGCAGCTATTTGAAGGGCTCGGGGCGTTTGACTATGTCATTGTTGAAGACATCACCAAG GATGGTATCTTCGACGAGGCTGTCAAAGGCATAGACGCTGTTGCTCACCTTGCATCTCCTTTTTATATTAGCAATGTTAAGGACCCCCAGGAACTTATAGGTCCAGCGGTTAAGGGCACCACTGGTGTTTTGAAGAGTATCCAGAAAGAAAA CCCTAAGGTTAAGAGGGTCGTTATCACGTCCTCTGTTGCGTCTATCATGTCCGTTCGATCTCGAAAGGGCCCAGTTGTGTACACTGAGGAAGATTGGAACGTTGATTCCATTCCTTACGTGGAAGAAAACGGCGTAAACTCTGACGGGGGTGAATCCTATAGAGCGAGCAAAACTTTGGCCGAAAAGGCTCTTTGGA AGTTCATTGAGGACGAGAAGCCCTCATGGGATGCTGTAGCTATCAACCCCCCTCTTGTTTTGGGTGAAATTATCCATCAATGTGATGACCCTACCAAGCTCAACACTTCTGTCT TCCATTTCTGGGAATGGGCTTCTGGCAGGAAGTCCGAGAAAGATCTCcctggtggtggtgctAACTGGGTTGACGTCAAGGATG TCGCTCTTGGTCACGTCCGGGCTCTCACCGTCCCTGAAGCCGGTGGCCAACGATTCATTGTTGGTGCCGGTCCTTTCGCTGCCCAAGACTACTGCGATGTCCTCCACAAGCGGTTCCCCGAGATCCCTAACATTCCCGTTGGCAAGCCCAATTCCCACGACGAGATCGTCAAGGGTGCCAACATCTTTGACGGCTCCAAGGCTACCAAGGTTTTGGGTATCCAATACTCCTCCTTCGAGGAAACTGTTGTGGAGATGGCTGAGAGCTTGCGAAAGAGGTTTGGGCAGTTTTAG
- a CDS encoding hypothetical protein (Match to EST gb|CF191119.1|CF191119), translating to MLEASLLGPASSPGQLLSSRSFAGPSCDLLRSSFPVIFPAHDTYDANEQSQNEKPKGRIIAAIGKESGRSDEWGEEELVWYDKTVVWSRGVELFRRFTFEHESEVVAYACFAWFKSEGGQNSLSKHNNVLARSSAASETFGPFHRSQHMAWGGPRSSSQPQSQQPQLERTLVIFLQTRAHVYYQSGEDITVYLPFNVDCAWGLPDGGVLIQRELEKRELRMMNKDKRKAGSVLRGMDDQSSMSVLDDLIDLEDESGPSLPRLYILENPFDELKVAVQGQVEGGYGSKPFLSSPAQPLGATSSVLYVSSEPYPFVITYNQESGEFVIYRHVRIHAAPEHPLSTPDPRTMRPEELLRQPDNHQLPVQPRHRRPSLHRNTSSFGPTAGDRRLSSAADPLDRTQRRAPRLSRGPLPDTASTDELQAVLEPPSNIPANSVGHRRSRGVSLMPTMTPRPSFPENKRRASTAASFILHDLNAPQAKMALHVAAEKDLRETTMMMGLERDEVGIRSEVVFHALATWKQPFRAPVFTSSPRQNIYDTIILPLGDGSDPQLVTIGRRQYPFSLSTKLSKSYRSSLKPIKFVDPVGPRFTTVYANGESMRFSAAIYIRHELTQRCLEALSGILNENAFVEFKVELLSELLALPSCQRDDPDAVWNVFEETLTCMSGLQVERRTFSTMGRIVQDSALSVDAVTRRLAARLKSKEVHLSSPSEYQQASFKTSIYQSLPGILLSLHLIAQDFRLSLSRRKDLSRVVKLIIKFALQIGNRDWVDYWERIMPVEIPNHVRVRGRALDTHILDQFDTPPDIMLSLSRHLACPTKRFPIPGRLFKSSGRNINSAHTFKEYPDEFDLLEPCPRIALITSIYRELGPSIGSRPQNLPLPRRARNALKVIISKVPNAEWLHDLPYGVSLPILEILRACQCSPEDDWTREMYMLIGRPDMAMKAMKDTWYEDLTKDDWPSGLGPERLPTIGQIMSQHQAGKMDAKTKKKAPLILPHVRFGTDRRLQEVERIMQTTKLRIVSLSEPKGASADDVARYQQSFVNTLANRTLSITVGQGMFEYGTRVTTITDVWEIPFIELSVKITPGNNVLKAEIVSDSAEWPCFHNGVAAGLSISPDCKGIDSSWIVFNRPQALNSEHGGFLLGLGLTGHLRSLLTYHAFPLMEPRHDFTSVGLLLGLASSYAGSGDLLITKILSLHTHALLPLGSMELNASPIIQSTALVGLGLVYVGSRNLRMAEVALSEVGRLDMPNVQGFGEHQESYSFSASIAYGLIMLGRGGSTTSEIDRKMLAQLRRCIVGDITSLDSSKGRSSFPGVDINITAPGATLALGLAYLKTMRKDVADLLDIPQTAFSLDQVKPEWLLLRTFARALIMWDSVVPTIAWVEAQIPAFILLAIKDAKQTRSPDLTTELAYLNILSGAGLAIGLKYAGTATELAHNTIMSLYATLAKAVSGQGMNYEGRIKRTSARQGLNVITIALAAVMSGTGELGVLRRLRVSHGQEGAGVNYGTHMAMHMALGLLFLGRGQYTLGNSNLAIAAMAIAFFPRFLPNPSDNKAYPQAFRHLWALAVEARCLTARDVETLETVYLPVKLRFREGSSVRQQSLISPTQLPSFDRLLTIEVDSPRYWPIRIDLSNPRDMENLIRTRTIYVKRKAGFIDYNSDPKGNRSIFVRVGSMTGIDLHYDLISSGAPPSVAQEEVSELVRIHSGDASLVGLANHFTDVSDDFGSGIGTFLRTVIIECLALDKPHLIGVYLEIYLSLRREAARSRDPVLSSSEIFDGMEDIVQSGLIKSFYDEHYEKNFAQVNAAGEKRFALVRHSFINAARRSVLESSSEETEESHRAIEYMLKGLSAWESDARKIAKWLARNGVPPLPLLEALKQRLYRKGLAGTEIELKMRRSAEKYWDSVVKSYDEGPAPVYKGDVWKLCSVQQIIDLWQ from the exons ATGCTTGAAGCCAGCCTACTGGGCCCTGCCTCATCTCCGGGGCAGCTTTTATCCTCTCGAAGTTTCGCGGGCCCAAGCTGCGATCTTCTCCGAAGCTCTTTCCCAGTCATCTTTCCTGCACACGATACTTACGATGCCAACGAACAAAGTCAAAACGAAAAGCCAAAAGGTCGTATAATTGCTGCCATAGGAAAAGAATCTGGCCGAAGTGATGAAtggggggaagaagaactggtATGGTACGATAAGACAGTGGTCTGGAGTCGAGGCGTCGAACTTTTTAGGCGGTTTACTTTTGAGCACGAAAGCGAGGTTGTTGCCTATGCGTGTTTCGCATGGTTCAAATCTGAAGGAGGACAAAATAGTTTAAGCAAACACAACAATGTGCTAGCCCGGAGTTCTGCTGCTTCGGAGACCTTCGGGCCATTTCATCGTTCGCAGCACATGGCCTGGGGAGGCcctcgctcttcttctcaacccCAGTCGCAACAACCTCAGTTGGAACGCACATTGGTCATTTTCCTACAGACACGTGCACATGTCTATTACCAGTCTGGCGAGGACATTACCGTCTATTTACCTTTCAATGTGGACTGTGCATGGGGCCTGCCTGACGGTGGGGTCCTTATCCAACGTGAGTTGGAAAAGCGCgagttgaggatgatgaacaAAGACAAGAGGAAGGCTGGGAGCGTCTTGAGAGGCATGGATGATCAGAGTTCTATGTCTGTGTTGGATGATTTAATAGATCTGGAAGACGAATCTGGGCCGTCCTTGCCTCGACTCTACATCTTAGAAAATCCTTTCGACGAGCTTAAGGTGGCTGTCCAGGGGCAAGTCGAAGGTGGTTATGGGTCCAAACCTTTCCTATCATCGCCAGCACAACCTCTGGGTGCAACTTCGTCCGTTCTATACGTGTCATCGGAGCCCTATCCCTTCGTCATTACATACAATCAAGAATCGGGCGAGTTTGTGATATATCGGCATGTTCGCATCCACGCGGCCCCTGAGCATCCCCTTTCTACGCCTGATCCCAGGACTATGCGGCCCGAAGAGCTTCTTAGGCAGCCTGACAACCATCAGTTACCTGTACAGCCCCGTCATCGTCGGCCTTCTCTGCATCGCAACACTTCATCGTTTGGACCTACAGCTGGCGACCGAAGATTGTCAAGCGCTGCTGACCCGCTGGATCGTACACAACGACGTGCACCGCGTCTGTCACGTGGTCCATTACCCGATACAGCATCTACCGATGAACTACAGGCTGTCCTCGAACCCCCTTCCAACATTCCTGCCAATAGTGTCGGTCATCGGCGAAGTCGAGGCGTGTCTTTGATGCCTACGATGACTCCCAGGCCATCCTTCCCTGAAAACAAAAGACGCGCCTCGACAGCAGCGTCATTCATTCTTCATGACTTAAACGCACCTCAAGCTAAAATGGCGCTTCACGTAGCAGCAGAGAAAGACCTTAGAGAAACgaccatgatgatgggcttagaaagagatgaagtgGGCATCCGAAGCGAAGTGGTGTTTCATGCGCTTGCGACCTGGAAGCAGCCATT CCGTGCCCCAGTCTTCACATCGTCACCTCGACAAAACATATACGACACAATTATCCTCCCTCTTGGTGATGGCTCTGACCCGCAGCTGGTGACCATCGGTAGAAGGCAGTATCCTTTTTCACTCTCAACCAAACTATCGAAAAGCTATCGATCTTCGCTCAAGCCCATCAAGTTTGTTGACCCAGTGGGCCCGCGCTTCACCACTGTCTACGCGAACGGAGAATCTATGCGATTCTCTGCCGCTATATATATCCGCCATGAACTCACTCAACGCTGCTTGGAAGCTTTATCCGGCATTTTGAATGAAAATGCCTTCGTTGAGTTCAAAGTCGAGCTACTGTCAGAGCTTCTAGCACTTCCCAGTTGCCAAAGGGATGATCCAGATGCGGTGTGGAATGTTTTTGAAGAAACCTTGACATGCATGTCTGGACTCCAGGTAGAGAGGCGCACTTTTTCTACGATGGGCCGCATTGTACAAGACAGTGCATTGTCTGTAGATGCCGTTACTAGGCGCCTGGCTGCTCGCCTTAAGTCCAAGGAGGTGCATTTGTCCTCGCCATCAGAGTACCAGCAGGCTTCCTTCAAGACTTCTATCTATCAATCGTTGCCCGGCATCTTACTTTCATTACACTTAATAGCTCAAGACTTTCGACTTTCCTTATCACGTAGAAAGGATCTATCTCGAGTAGTGAAGTTGATCATCAAATTTGCTTTACAGATTGGCAATAGAGATTGGGTTGATTACTGGGAAAGAATCATGCCAGTGGAAATCCCTAATCACGTGCGAGTCAGAG GGCGAGCACTTGACACCCATATTCTTGACCAGTTTGATACGCCCCCTGATATCATGTTGTCCTTATCGCGTCACCTCGCATGCCCAACCAAACGCTTTCCAATACCTGGCCGCCTTTTCAAATCTTCAGGTCGTAATATCAACAGTGCTCACACTTTTAAGGAGTATCCGGACGAGTTTGACCTGCTAGAGCCGTGCCCGAGGATCGCACTCATAACTTCTATCTATAGAGAGCTTGGGCCGTCAATCGGTTCACGACCACAAAACTTACCACTTCCTCGGCGCGCAAGGAATGCCCTCAAAGTTATCATCTCGAAAGTTCCCAATGCCGAGTGGTTGCATGATCTGCCCTACGGAGTGTCTCTGCCAATACTAGAAATTTTGCGGGCATGTCAGTGTTCACCTGAAGATGACTGGACGAGGGAGATGTACATGCTAATAGGAAGACCGGATATGGCCATGAAGGCAATGAAGGACACATGGTATGAGGACCTTACGAAGGATGATTGGCCAAGTGGC CTTGGACCGGAACGGTTGCCGACCATTGGTCAGATCATGTCACAGCACCAAGCAGGAAAGATGGACGCAaaaacaaagaagaaagcacCGCTGATTCTTCCTCATGTGCGCTTCGGAACAGACAGAAGATTAcaggaggtggagaggatTATGCAAACTACGAAATTGAGAATTGTATCGTTGTCAGAGCCCAAGGGAGCAAG TGCCGATGATGTCGCCCGATATCAACAGTCATTCGTCAATACGCTCGCCAATCGCACACTATCTATCACTGTTGGCCAAGGCATGTTTGAATACGGCACTCGTGTGACTACCATAACCGATGTTTGGGAGATCCCCTTCATTGAGCTGTCGGTCAAGATCACGCCGGGGAATAATGTTCTCAAAGCAGAGATTGTTTCAGACAGTGCTGAATGGCCTTGTTTCCATAATGGTGTTGCTGCAGGGCTGTCCATATCACCCGACTGCAAGGGTATCGACAGCTCTTGGATAGTCTTCAACCGCCCGCAAGCGTTGAATTCGGAGCATGGAGGTTTTTTACTGGGTCTAGGTTTGACGGGCCATCTGCGGTCGTTGTTAACTTATCATGCGTTCCCCCTTATGGAACCCCGGCATGATTTCACCTCTGTGGGCCTACTTCTCGGTCTGGCCTCGTCATATGCCGGCTCTGGAGACCTTCTCATCACCAAAatcctttcccttcatACTCATGCCCTACTCCCTCTTGGATCTATGGAACTCAACGCCTCACCCATCATTCAGTCCACTGCACTGGTAGGGCTCGGCCTTGTATATGTAGGTAGTCGGAACCTTCGTATGGCAGAAGTTGCTCTGAGCGAAGTTGGTCGGCTGGATATGCCCAATGTCCAAGGTTTTGGAGAACATCAAGAGTCATACTCGTTCTCTGCTTCCATAGCGTACGGGCTGATCATGCTTGGGCGTGGTGGAAGTACAACGAGTGAGATAGACAGAAAAATGTTGGCTCAACTACGGAGGTGCATCGTTGGAGACATAACGTCACTAGACTCGTCCAAAGGAAGATCAAGTTTTCCTGGTGTGGATATCAACATCACTGCTCCTGGTGCGACGCTGGCGTTGGGCTTAGCGTATCTTAAAACCATGCGTAAAGATGTTGCTGATCTATTGGATATTCCTCAAACAGCATTCAGTCTCGACCAGGTCAAACCAGAGTGGTTGCTACTTCGCACTTTTGCGCGAGCTCTTATAATGTGGGATAGCGTTGTTCCGACAATTGCTTGGGTGGAAGCGCAAATACCAGCTTTCATTCTTTTGGCTATAAAGGACGCCAAGCAGACACGAAGTCCTGATCTGACAACTGAGCTTGCTTATCTTAACATCCTATCTGGGGCAGGTCTTGCTATCGGGCTCAAATACGCTGGTACGGCCACAGAGCTGGCTCATAACACGATTATGTCGCTTTATGCCACATTGGCCAAAGCCGTATCGGGGCAGGGCATGAACTATGAGGGTCGCATAAAACGAACCTCTGCCAGGCAAGGTTTGAATGTTATAACGATAGCGTTGGCTGCTGTCATGTCTGGAACGGGAGAGTTAGGAGtcttgagaagattgagggTAAGCCACGGTCAGGAGGGTGCAGGTGTGAATTACGGGACCCACATGGCCATGCACATGGCTTTGGGACTGCTGTTCCTTGGCAGAGGGCAGTACACCCTTGGAAATTCAAATCTAGCAATCGCTGCTATGGCCATcgctttcttccctcgctTCTTGCCGAACCCCTCGGACAACAAAGCCTATCCACAAGCATTTCGACATCTTTGGGCACTTGCAGTTGAAGCAAGATGTCTCACCGCACGCGATGTGGAGACACTTGAAACTGTTTATCTTCCGGTCAAGCTTCGTTTTCGTGAAGGCAGTTCAGTGCGCCAACAAAGCCTTATATCTCCAACTCAGCTACCATCCTTCGATCGATTGCTCACCATCGAAGTCGACTCACCCCGATATTGGCCAATTAGAATCGATCTTTCCAATCCTCGCGATATGGAAAATCTGATCCGCACAAGGACGATATACGTCAAACGTAAAGCCGGATTTATTGACTATAACTCAGATCCTAAAGGCAACAGGAGCATATTTGTGCGAGTGGGCTCGATGACGGGTATTGATCTGCATTACGATCTAATAAGTTCTGGTGCGCCGCCTAGTGTGGCCCAGGAAGAGGTCAGTGAGCTTGTCAGAATTCACTCGGGCGATGCTTCCCTGGTGGGATTGGCGAATCATTTTACAGATGTGTCGGATGATTTTGGCAGTGGTATAGGCACTTTCCTTCGGACTGTCATCATCGAATGCCTTGCACTTGACAAACCCCATCTCATCGGTGTGTACCTCGAAATATACTTGTCATTGCGGCGAGAGGCCGCCCGATCACGAGACCCCGTATTATCCTCCAGCGAAATATTTGATGGCATGGAAGATATCGTGCAATCCGGGCTTATCAAGAGCTTCTACGATGAACACTATGAGAAAAATTTTGCCCAAGTCAATGCTGCTGGCGAGAAGCGCTTCGCTCTCGTTCGACATAGTTTTATCAATGCCGCAAGAAGGTCTGTTTTGGAATCATCGTCAGAGGAGACTGAGGAGTCACATAGAGCGATCGAGTACATGCTGAAGGGTTTAAGCGCGTGGGAGTCGGATGCGAGGAAGATTGCAAAATGGCTGGCAAGAAACGGCGTGCCCCCATTACCTTTGTTGGAGGCGCTTAAACAAAGACTGTATAGGAAGGGATTGGCGGGTACAGAGATAGAATTGAAAATGAGGAGATCCGCAGAGAAGTATTGGGATAGTGTTGTGAAATCATACGATGAAGGGCCGGCGCCAGTGTATAAAGGAGACGTTTGGAAATTATGTAGTGTACAACAAATCATCGATCTCTggcaataa
- a CDS encoding hypothetical protein (HMMPfam hit to Na_sulph_symp, Sodium:sulfate symporter transmembrane region, score: -144.2, E(): 6.5e-08; HMMPfam hit to SPX, SPX domain, score: 91.3, E(): 2.5e-24) codes for MKFGTLLELNSNIEWWDYYVDYDALKKLFPSTPLDPSYRATHQNDESSAILPLRRDLKKYASPENFKQALDKERSKVTEFYKSKFEELTGSFEQLEDEVARMEERDLVQDDTIKEVDEENEDAEGGPDEQQDNPSTRETDNLLGPSSSPTRARSPLSRPRPSFVGRLGSSFNFGRRKSAALPSSRDPDILEASIQPTYRPSRSPGATRTRMSDSMTSSYFDESPSGRVPGPRSGRRVSDLESSVDDIRTTSGGHDRRTSVSSLSSHEGDFNWPRRLYHSLGLVQMDPATVPDWAATSVGDVEEGRYGFLHGPNAKQAIFVWTANNDYATVLRIGLKKRISKVWLDAYALKQYVELNMTAFEKILKKYDKNTDSKLKKQYISEMVLQSVPWTETSKKDLDELLARILFLYRRVVAGGDDDLAREQLRSQLREKVVIDRETVWSQMVSGRNRSEGIFRSVTPDQIASSEPNKNVLRTPFGSLRVPTWLTMKAAMVILATVSSILIVQLQPLDRVEESNCMAMLVFCIILWATEAIPLFVTSLAVPFLTVILRVIRSSDGEDERLSAADATKYIFSQMFSPTIMLLIGGFTIAAVLSKTRLDVMTATRILNAAGSNPSVVLLVLMSVATFASMWISNVAAPTLCYALIKPITDELHPKSNFSKCLIIAIALAANIGGQASPISSPQNLISLGSMDPPLSWLQWFAISIPVSSLSVVLIWAFLHINYRWESDLEIPKMRKNTDPLTVTHYYVLAVSALTILLWCAEKSLEDWLGDMGVIAIVPLLAFFGTGILSKEDFHSFHWSIVFLAMGGIALGKATLSSGLLDMLNNLLERLVEGMGLYSILIVFSMLALVIATFISHTIAAVLLVPIATRIGDSLEEPHPRLLIMATALICSAGMGLPVSGFPNMTAITQENKLGQRFIGASDFLKNGILSSILAMFVIVTVGYAIMRGLGL; via the exons ATGAAATTCGG TACTCTCCTCGAGCTCAACAGCAACATCGAATGGTGGGACTACTATGTGGA CTATGATGCCCTCAAAAAGCTCTTCCCTTCAACTCCTCTTGACCCATCCTACCGAGCGACGCACCAAAATGACGAGTCTTCTGCCATCCTTCCTTTACGTCGGGATTTAAAAAAGTATGCTTCCCCTGAAAACTTCAAGCAAGCCCTCGATAAGGAACGGAGCAAGGTTACCGAGTTCTACAAGTCAAAGTTTGAAGAGCTCACAGGGTCATTTGAGcagttggaagatgaagttgcgaggatggaagaaagagaccTGGTGCAGGACGACACTATCAAggaggttgatgaagaaaacgAGGATGCGGAAGGGGGACCGGACGAGCAACAGGACAACCCAAGCACAAGAGAAACCGATAACTTGCTCGGCCCCAGCAGTTCCCCAACCAGGGCACGATCCCCCCTTTCTCGTCCAAGGCCATCCTTCGTTGGGCGTCTTGGAAGCAGTTTCAACTTTGGAAGACGAAAGAGTGCTGCATTGCCAAGCTCTCGCGACCCCGACATCCTCGAAGCTTCCATTCAACCCACTTACCGTCCTTCGCGAAGTCCGGGTGCTACACGCACTAGGATGTCGGACTCGATGACAAGCTCATACTTTGACGAGTCACCTTCTGGACGCGTCCCTGGACCCCGTTCTGGACGAAGGGTGTCCGATCTCGAGTCATCCGTTGATGACATTCGTACAACATCTGGTGGGCACGACAGAAGGACCTCCGTATCCTCCTTATCATCTCATGAGGGTGACTTCAACTGGCCCCGTCGTCTCTATCACTCTCTCGGTCTTGTTCAAATGGACCCAGCCACTGTTCCTGATTGGGCAGCTACCTCTGTAGGAGACGTCGAGGAAGGCAGATACGGGTTTTTGCATGGCCCGAATGCTAAGCAAGCCATCTTTGTCTGGACGGCTAATAATGACTATGCGACAGTGTTGAGAATTGGACTCAAAAAGAGGATAAGCAAGGTGTGGCTTGACGCCTATGCGTTGAAGCAATACGTCGAGTTGAATATGACTGCTTTTGAGaagattttgaagaagtACGACAAGAATACCGATTCCAAG CTCAAGAAGCAGTATATCTCTGAAATGGTTTTGCAATCCGTGCCTTGGACGGAAACAAGCAAGAAAGACCTCGACGAATTGTTAGCTCGTATCCTCTTTCTGTACCGACGTGTTGTTGCAGGCGGCGATGACGACCTCGCGAGAGAGCAACTTCGATCTCAGCTGCGAGAAAAAGTGGTTATTGACCGCGAGACTGTCTGGTCCCAGATGGTCTCTGGTAGAAATCGTTCCGAAGGGATCTTCAGAAGTGTCACCCCAGACCAGATTGCGTCGTCTGAGCCGAATAAGAATGTACTCAGGACACCATTTGGGAGCCTTAGAGTACCGACTTGGCTGACAATGAAGGCGGCCATGGTCATTCTAGCAACCGTCTCTTCAATCTTGATAGTACAATTACAGCCCCTCGACAGAGTAGAAGAAAGCAATTGTATGGCTATGCTTGTATTCTGTATAATCCTTTGGGCAACCGAG GCTATCCCCTTGTTTGTCACATCTCTTGCTGTACCTTTTTTGACTGTCATTCTCCGAGTCATTCGTTCATCggatggagaagacgagaggcTCAGTGCAGCAGATGCTACCAAGtacatcttctcccaaatGTTCTCACCTACGATTATGCTCCTTATCGGTGGTTTCACGATCGCCGCTGTGCTGTCAAAGACCCGACTTGACGTCATGACAGCTACACGTATCTTGAACGCCGCCGGTTCGAACCCAAGTGTCGTCCTGCTTGTATTGATGTCCGTGGCAACGTTTGCGAGTATGTGGATCAGTAATGTCGCGGCTCCCACTTTGTGTTATGCCCTAATTAAACCAATTACCGACGAATTGCACCCTAAGTCGAATTTCTCCAAATGTTTGATC ATCGCTATTGCCCTTGCTGCCAACATTGGTGGTCAAGCTTcgcccatctcctcccctcagaatctcatctccctcgGTTCGATGGACCCACCTCTCTCATGGCTTCAGTGGTTTGCAATCTCTATTCCCgtttcctccctctcaGTTGTTCTTATCTGGGCGTTCCTGCACATCAATTATCGATGGGAGTCTGATTTAGAAATCCCCAAGATGCGCAAGAACACCGACCCACTCACTGTGACACATTATTATGTGTTAGCTGTCAGTGCATTGACGATCTTGTTATGGTGCGCGGAGAAGAGTTTGGAAGATTGGCTCGGTGATATGGGTGTCATTGCCATTGTTCCCCTTTTGGCATTTTTCGGCACTGGGATCTTATCAAAG GAGGATTTCCATTCGTTCCACTGGTCCATCGTCTTCTTGGCCATGGGTGGTATTGCCCTGGGTAAAGCTACCCTTTCTTCCGGGCTGCTCGATATGCTCAATAATCTTCTCGAACGTCTCGTTGAAGGCATGGGTCTTTACTCTATCCTCATCGTCTTTTCCATGTTGGCTTTGGTAATCGCTACATT CATCTCGCACACTATTGCCGCCGTCCTGCTTGTACCCATTGCAACACGTATCGGAGACTCTTTGGAAGAACCTCACCCGAGGTTACTCATCATGGCCACTGCACTTATCTGCTCTGCTGGTATGGGCCTTCCCGTCTCTGGCTTCCCCAACATGACTGC CATCACGCAAGAAAACAAGCTCGGCCAGCGTTTCATTGGCGCTTCCGATTTCCTGAAGAATGGTATCTTGTCGTCGATTCTGGCGATGTTTGTCATTGTGACTGTAGGATATGCCATTATGCGTGGATTAGG TTTGTAA